The Anolis carolinensis isolate JA03-04 chromosome 1, rAnoCar3.1.pri, whole genome shotgun sequence genome window below encodes:
- the LOC100562128 gene encoding cytosolic 5'-nucleotidase 1A isoform X1: MSDPETTIINTSVNPKDPKEALVIAVTTRAIFNLEKEHEIFLTKGKDEYVKHQQENENNSLEQGTAFAFVQAVQFVNKKLLERNPEEKKLFDVIVLSNNSPESGARIINSAKQHGLEISKFCFVSDEDSTQYLKTHNVKLFLSADRKDVCNALQRGVSAALIFQQEIQAPTNQLRVVFDGDAVLFSDETDRVFREKGLEGAIAYEKSMESVPMGEGPLKAFALHLGKIRNKFGQEDSPIRTYLVTARSGRDMGIRTIKTLRKWGLAIDEAFFMDGAPKGPILSKIQPHIFFDDGLHNIQGARDVGVPSALVLSGGSEDGNAHITM, translated from the exons ATGTCAGACCCTGAAACCACCATCATCAATACCAGTGTGAACCCG AAAGATCCCAAAGAAGCTTTGGTTATTGCTGTGACGACAAGGGCTATTTTCAACCTGGAGAAGGAGCACGAGATCTTCTTGACCAAAGGAAAGGATGAGTATGTAAAGCATCAGCAAGAAAATGAGAACAACAGCTTGGAGCAAGGAACAGCCTTTGCTTTTGTTCAG GCGGTGcagtttgtgaacaagaaacttcTCGAAAGAAACCCTGAAGAAAAGAAGCTCTTTGATGTCATAGTTCTCTCCAATAACAGCCCAGAGAGTGGTGCCCGCATCATCAACAGTGCTAAACAGCATG gTCTGGAGATCTCCAAGTTCTGCTTTGTCAGTGATGAAGACTCTACCCAGTACTTGAAAACCCATAATGTCAAGCTTTTTCTCTCAGCTGACAGGAAGGATGTATGCAATGCACTTCAGAGAG GAGTCTCAGCAGCACTCATCTTCCAGCAAGAGATACAGGCTCCCACCAACCAGCTGCGGGTCGTCTTTGATGGAGACGCCGTTCTCTTTTCTGATGAAACTGACCGTGTCTTTCGTGAAAAGGGACTGGAGGGAGCTATCGCATATGAGAAAAGTATGGAATCAGTACCCATGGGAGAG GGGCCACTGAAAGCCTTTGCTTTGCACCTTGGGAAAATTCGCAACAAGTTTGGTCAAGAGGACTCCCCCATCCGCACTTACTTGGTAACTGCCCGCAGTGGCCGTGACATGGGCATCCGGACCATCAAAACCCTGAGGAAATGGGGCTTGGCAATTGATGAGGCCTTCTTCATGGATGGAGCTCCGAAAGGCCCCATCTTGTCCAAAATCCAGCCCCACATCTTCTTTGATGATGGTCTTCACAATATACAAGGTGCACGGGATGTTGGTGTTCCCTCTGCCCTGGTCCTTTCTGGTGGCAGTGAGGATGGAAATGCCCATATTACCATGTGA
- the LOC100562128 gene encoding cytosolic 5'-nucleotidase 1A isoform X2, whose product MWEQSSAKDPKEALVIAVTTRAIFNLEKEHEIFLTKGKDEYVKHQQENENNSLEQGTAFAFVQAVQFVNKKLLERNPEEKKLFDVIVLSNNSPESGARIINSAKQHGLEISKFCFVSDEDSTQYLKTHNVKLFLSADRKDVCNALQRGVSAALIFQQEIQAPTNQLRVVFDGDAVLFSDETDRVFREKGLEGAIAYEKSMESVPMGEGPLKAFALHLGKIRNKFGQEDSPIRTYLVTARSGRDMGIRTIKTLRKWGLAIDEAFFMDGAPKGPILSKIQPHIFFDDGLHNIQGARDVGVPSALVLSGGSEDGNAHITM is encoded by the exons ATGTGGGAGCAGTCAAGCGCG AAAGATCCCAAAGAAGCTTTGGTTATTGCTGTGACGACAAGGGCTATTTTCAACCTGGAGAAGGAGCACGAGATCTTCTTGACCAAAGGAAAGGATGAGTATGTAAAGCATCAGCAAGAAAATGAGAACAACAGCTTGGAGCAAGGAACAGCCTTTGCTTTTGTTCAG GCGGTGcagtttgtgaacaagaaacttcTCGAAAGAAACCCTGAAGAAAAGAAGCTCTTTGATGTCATAGTTCTCTCCAATAACAGCCCAGAGAGTGGTGCCCGCATCATCAACAGTGCTAAACAGCATG gTCTGGAGATCTCCAAGTTCTGCTTTGTCAGTGATGAAGACTCTACCCAGTACTTGAAAACCCATAATGTCAAGCTTTTTCTCTCAGCTGACAGGAAGGATGTATGCAATGCACTTCAGAGAG GAGTCTCAGCAGCACTCATCTTCCAGCAAGAGATACAGGCTCCCACCAACCAGCTGCGGGTCGTCTTTGATGGAGACGCCGTTCTCTTTTCTGATGAAACTGACCGTGTCTTTCGTGAAAAGGGACTGGAGGGAGCTATCGCATATGAGAAAAGTATGGAATCAGTACCCATGGGAGAG GGGCCACTGAAAGCCTTTGCTTTGCACCTTGGGAAAATTCGCAACAAGTTTGGTCAAGAGGACTCCCCCATCCGCACTTACTTGGTAACTGCCCGCAGTGGCCGTGACATGGGCATCCGGACCATCAAAACCCTGAGGAAATGGGGCTTGGCAATTGATGAGGCCTTCTTCATGGATGGAGCTCCGAAAGGCCCCATCTTGTCCAAAATCCAGCCCCACATCTTCTTTGATGATGGTCTTCACAATATACAAGGTGCACGGGATGTTGGTGTTCCCTCTGCCCTGGTCCTTTCTGGTGGCAGTGAGGATGGAAATGCCCATATTACCATGTGA